In Exiguobacterium sibiricum 7-3, a genomic segment contains:
- a CDS encoding ABC transporter ATP-binding protein, whose product MLKIEHVSKRLGKEQILKDVSFEVAPGEVFGFLGPNGAGKTTTIRIITGLMEQDEGTVTVNGFDVVHERSKALTQIGAIVENPAFYTYMTGKQNLVHAKNLIPGLTQVDYDALAKLVGLEGKLSKKVGEYSLGMKQRLGIARALLHNPRVLILDEPTNGLDPAGIAELREYLRTMAREQDIAILISSHMLGEMEQISDRYAIIDQGVIKSVESVRNETGAKIMIRVPEINVRDVIEALRIANYPAERLNDHIIITAPESETPAIARLIVPIADLHELTVKRMTLEEQFLQVTKKEGDSHAFAHTK is encoded by the coding sequence ATGCTGAAAATTGAACACGTATCAAAACGTTTAGGCAAAGAACAGATTTTAAAGGATGTCAGCTTTGAAGTGGCGCCAGGAGAAGTGTTTGGATTTCTTGGACCAAACGGGGCAGGAAAAACAACGACCATCCGAATCATTACAGGACTAATGGAACAAGATGAGGGGACAGTCACCGTCAATGGTTTTGACGTCGTCCATGAACGCTCAAAAGCATTGACACAAATCGGTGCTATCGTCGAAAACCCGGCATTCTACACCTACATGACGGGGAAACAAAATCTTGTTCATGCCAAGAATCTGATTCCGGGTCTGACTCAGGTTGACTATGACGCATTAGCGAAACTCGTTGGTCTTGAAGGGAAACTGTCGAAAAAAGTCGGTGAATATTCACTCGGGATGAAGCAACGTCTTGGAATTGCACGTGCTTTGTTACATAATCCGCGGGTTTTGATTTTGGATGAACCGACAAATGGACTGGATCCGGCGGGAATTGCCGAACTGCGCGAATATCTCCGTACAATGGCACGTGAACAGGATATTGCGATTCTGATTTCCAGCCATATGTTAGGTGAGATGGAACAAATCAGTGACCGGTATGCGATCATCGACCAAGGGGTCATCAAATCGGTCGAGTCTGTCCGAAATGAGACGGGAGCCAAAATCATGATTCGTGTTCCGGAAATCAATGTACGCGACGTCATTGAAGCGTTACGGATTGCCAACTATCCGGCAGAACGCTTAAACGATCACATCATTATCACGGCACCTGAAAGTGAGACGCCGGCCATCGCTCGATTGATCGTACCGATTGCCGATCTACACGAACTGACTGTGAAACGGATGACACTGGAAGAACAATTCTTGCAAGTTACGAAAAAAGAGGGGGATTCACATGCTTTCGCTCATACAAAATGA
- a CDS encoding GNAT family N-acetyltransferase, which translates to MPLQFVPVTKKDFPTIQSIYAENPHYVQLEGRSLPLSEHELEEEFFNSDTISLLCLDGEDVLALIDYLPEHPTDHSNWIGLFLMPERLHRQGIGSMIFRLFHEQYLHDCPVIRLAFLPANTSGRRFWEHLGFCFERQGVSSHHQPVEVFIKMKTSDDRMLK; encoded by the coding sequence ATGCCACTTCAATTCGTTCCTGTGACAAAAAAAGATTTTCCAACCATTCAATCCATCTATGCTGAAAACCCGCACTATGTTCAACTGGAAGGTCGATCACTTCCTTTATCAGAACACGAATTAGAAGAAGAATTTTTTAACTCCGATACGATTAGCCTCCTTTGTCTTGACGGTGAAGATGTACTGGCCCTCATTGATTATTTACCGGAACACCCAACCGATCACTCCAACTGGATAGGGTTGTTTTTAATGCCCGAACGGCTTCATCGCCAGGGCATCGGTTCGATGATTTTCCGTCTTTTCCACGAACAGTATTTACATGATTGTCCTGTCATTCGACTAGCCTTCTTGCCTGCGAATACGTCGGGGCGTCGTTTTTGGGAACATCTCGGTTTTTGCTTCGAACGGCAGGGCGTATCGAGTCATCATCAACCTGTCGAAGTTTTTATCAAAATGAAAACGTCAGATGATCGTATGTTAAAATAA
- a CDS encoding sensor domain-containing diguanylate cyclase has product MQKFSIRFDALLALLIAGLFFVMTLSLTFLISNRATDRLQDEVGTTLSATAYQLSDKLDHYMWSRTAEVNVLRTLPTIRDGQNPSETRNTLEQLQQQIPDFSWIGVMNPNGQVVASTGKILEGQSIKARPVFQEAQKKPFIGDVHDAVLLAKLLPNPSGEPLQFVDISTPLFTNGKMSGVLAAHLSFEWAKEIEQSFQSSTAQIKDVEFFIVSKQNRTVLLGPKQWRGKNLPSSWLAGNQKGYRISDWENDQEYLAGVAGSKGYKNYDGLGWTVLVRQPSQIAFSDASTLRNYILIAGLIASLLTAIIGWFVARLLTRPLKKITLAAEAMQHDQSKSIPAHTGIREIEVLSVALRELTTKLTHTEQERTTYESLALHDALTGLPNRNGLSDYLDGLSRKTHDQIYLYLDLDGFKAVNDQYGHAMGDLLLIEVADRLQKSLRYEGLAARLGGDEFLIILNEPISTEDIDRYGKDIFHTLSYPYLLNQQTLLIGASIGVAIRSAEESIEQVIHRADIALYDSKHRGKGCLTFHH; this is encoded by the coding sequence ATGCAGAAATTTTCTATCCGTTTTGATGCCTTACTCGCCTTATTGATTGCCGGTCTTTTTTTCGTCATGACACTTTCCTTGACATTTTTAATCAGCAATCGCGCAACAGACCGTCTACAGGATGAAGTAGGAACGACGTTGTCCGCCACGGCCTATCAGTTATCCGATAAACTGGATCACTACATGTGGTCCCGTACTGCTGAAGTCAATGTCTTACGGACGTTGCCGACGATTCGTGACGGACAAAATCCGTCTGAAACACGAAATACGCTGGAACAGTTACAACAACAAATCCCTGACTTCTCATGGATTGGTGTGATGAATCCAAATGGTCAAGTCGTTGCTTCAACGGGAAAGATATTAGAAGGTCAATCGATCAAAGCCCGTCCTGTCTTTCAGGAAGCACAAAAAAAGCCGTTTATCGGAGATGTCCATGACGCTGTTTTACTGGCCAAGTTGCTCCCTAATCCGAGCGGCGAACCGTTGCAATTCGTTGATATCAGCACACCGTTGTTCACGAACGGAAAAATGAGTGGTGTCCTTGCCGCACATCTCAGCTTCGAGTGGGCCAAGGAAATCGAACAAAGTTTCCAAAGTTCTACGGCGCAGATTAAAGATGTCGAATTCTTCATCGTCAGTAAACAAAACCGGACTGTTCTCCTCGGTCCGAAGCAGTGGCGCGGGAAAAACTTACCGTCTTCCTGGTTAGCCGGAAATCAAAAAGGATACCGGATCTCCGACTGGGAAAACGACCAAGAATATTTAGCCGGTGTCGCTGGAAGTAAAGGATATAAAAATTACGACGGACTCGGCTGGACGGTTCTCGTTCGTCAACCGAGCCAAATTGCCTTTTCAGATGCAAGTACTTTGAGAAACTACATCCTGATTGCCGGATTGATTGCTTCTTTGCTGACGGCTATCATCGGTTGGTTCGTAGCCAGATTGTTGACTCGTCCCTTAAAAAAAATAACATTGGCAGCAGAAGCTATGCAGCACGATCAATCCAAATCGATTCCGGCACATACCGGCATTCGTGAGATTGAAGTACTGTCCGTCGCCTTACGCGAACTGACGACAAAATTAACTCATACCGAGCAAGAACGGACGACTTACGAGTCACTCGCTCTTCACGATGCTTTGACCGGTCTGCCGAACCGGAATGGTTTATCTGATTACTTAGATGGGCTGTCTCGTAAAACGCATGATCAGATTTACCTGTATCTTGATTTAGATGGCTTCAAAGCCGTCAATGACCAGTATGGTCATGCCATGGGTGATTTATTGTTAATCGAAGTTGCCGACCGTCTTCAAAAGTCCTTACGTTATGAAGGTCTTGCGGCACGACTTGGTGGCGATGAGTTTTTAATTATCCTCAACGAACCGATTTCGACGGAAGATATCGACCGGTACGGAAAAGATATCTTCCACACGCTCTCTTACCCGTATCTTTTGAATCAACAAACTTTATTGATTGGAGCCAGTATTGGCGTCGCCATTCGTTCGGCAGAAGAATCCATCGAACAGGTCATTCACCGGGCAGATATTGCTTTGTACGATTCAAAACACCGGGGTAAAGGATGCTTGACCTTCCATCATTGA
- a CDS encoding glycoside hydrolase family 32 protein, with protein sequence MNQWTREARYRPLSDLAPEVYQLMKEEVRNSPWRFSFHIQPPTGLLNDPNGFVYHNGTYHLFYQWFPLGPVHGLKYWYHMTSKDLVHWFDEGAALIPNDDPDSHGAYSGSGFIKNDQVHIMYTGNKRDVDWKRHTSQIVGHLRSDGRIDKHLPPAIPTVPTGYTEHFRDPKVFQHHDTWYCIIGAQRDDLTGCTVMYQSQDAENWTLMGELVTRYDQFGYMWECPDYFELDGKGLLLFSPQGIAREGDRYQNIFQSGYLMGQPLSLPELAFQHEDFVELDFGFDFYAPQTTLAADGRRILVGWMGLPDISYPSDRYNWAHGLTLPRELTLENQQLRQKPVQELTSLRKETLYEQELELVDQFLPAQAEIFELELSQLQLSSDQLEVKLRVSDQEQTVLRYNQQTKQFTIDRGQSGAEVPALEYGTTRSIVLTEPLHTLRVFVDRSSIEVFLNDGEAVASARIFPKATSQGIVLTGDATAHLAIYSL encoded by the coding sequence ATGAATCAGTGGACACGCGAAGCACGCTATCGCCCGCTTTCCGATCTTGCACCGGAAGTGTATCAACTCATGAAAGAAGAAGTACGCAACTCACCTTGGCGGTTTTCTTTTCACATTCAACCCCCAACCGGTTTGTTGAACGATCCGAACGGATTTGTTTACCACAACGGCACGTATCATCTTTTTTACCAATGGTTCCCACTCGGCCCCGTCCACGGATTGAAATACTGGTACCACATGACTTCGAAGGATTTAGTGCACTGGTTCGATGAGGGGGCAGCCCTTATTCCAAACGACGATCCTGATTCACACGGGGCTTACTCCGGAAGTGGTTTCATCAAAAATGATCAGGTCCATATCATGTACACAGGAAACAAACGGGATGTAGATTGGAAACGACACACAAGTCAAATCGTCGGTCACCTTCGTTCGGACGGTCGGATTGACAAGCATCTGCCTCCTGCCATTCCAACCGTTCCAACAGGTTATACCGAGCACTTCCGTGATCCTAAAGTGTTTCAGCATCACGATACATGGTACTGCATCATCGGGGCTCAACGCGACGATTTGACCGGCTGTACAGTGATGTATCAATCGCAAGATGCGGAAAACTGGACCTTGATGGGAGAACTCGTCACCCGTTACGATCAATTCGGTTACATGTGGGAATGTCCCGATTATTTTGAACTTGATGGAAAAGGGCTATTACTGTTCAGTCCGCAAGGGATTGCTCGCGAGGGAGATCGTTACCAAAACATCTTCCAATCCGGATACTTGATGGGACAACCCCTTTCACTTCCGGAGCTTGCTTTCCAACATGAAGATTTTGTTGAACTGGATTTCGGATTTGATTTTTACGCGCCCCAGACGACACTCGCAGCAGACGGACGCCGGATTCTTGTCGGTTGGATGGGGTTACCTGACATCTCGTATCCAAGTGACCGTTATAACTGGGCGCACGGTTTGACGTTACCCCGAGAACTGACACTCGAAAATCAGCAGTTGCGTCAAAAACCCGTTCAGGAACTGACATCACTCCGTAAAGAAACGTTATACGAACAGGAACTGGAGTTGGTTGATCAATTCCTGCCTGCACAAGCAGAGATTTTCGAGCTCGAACTGTCCCAGTTGCAACTTTCCTCTGATCAATTGGAAGTGAAGCTCCGGGTCAGTGACCAGGAACAAACAGTTCTGCGGTACAATCAACAAACGAAACAATTCACAATTGATCGAGGACAATCAGGTGCAGAGGTGCCAGCCCTCGAATATGGTACGACTCGTTCTATCGTATTGACTGAACCATTGCATACGTTACGGGTCTTCGTCGATCGTTCGTCAATCGAAGTGTTTCTAAATGACGGAGAAGCTGTTGCTTCCGCTCGGATTTTCCCGAAGGCGACAAGTCAAGGTATCGTTTTGACAGGTGATGCGACGGCTCATCTGGCCATTTACAGCCTGTAA
- a CDS encoding GNAT family N-acetyltransferase: MYTNEHYEQCDAFILPEEQIQFTTFPTEVVSEALNNPDKFPVVIKKEKEVVGFFILHLNPPKTHRTDERSVLLRAFSIDARHQQQGYAKEAMMQLPAFVNEHFPEVTAITLAVNKKNIAAKSLYFKTGYVDTLQSVMGPIGEQHILAFDLQKETSPQ, translated from the coding sequence ATGTATACCAACGAACATTATGAACAATGTGATGCGTTTATTCTTCCGGAAGAACAAATCCAATTTACGACATTTCCGACCGAGGTCGTATCGGAAGCGTTAAACAATCCAGATAAGTTTCCTGTCGTCATTAAAAAAGAAAAGGAAGTCGTCGGATTTTTCATCCTGCATTTAAATCCACCGAAAACACACCGGACAGATGAACGCAGTGTCCTGTTGCGGGCTTTTTCAATTGATGCAAGACATCAGCAACAAGGCTATGCCAAAGAAGCAATGATGCAATTACCTGCATTCGTGAATGAGCATTTTCCGGAAGTAACGGCGATTACGTTAGCGGTCAATAAAAAGAATATCGCGGCAAAATCCTTGTACTTCAAAACAGGTTATGTGGATACGCTACAATCTGTCATGGGTCCGATTGGCGAGCAACACATATTAGCCTTTGATCTTCAAAAAGAAACATCACCGCAATGA
- a CDS encoding ATP-dependent helicase, giving the protein MNKPMSPDFFERMEMETGTKLNAVQRQAIEHDRGPLLLLASPGSGKTTTLNFKIAYLILEKKVNPRSILGLTFSKAAAHEMAERFHDWFHHLIGTTASFSTIHSFAFQVVRDYAATHRLQYTIIEGAIEKTATHRPEQPLHKRMILRRIFQEINRSVITEDQMDELLRMISFVKNRLLATKDIETLKTTIKHFPEIYSAYEQFKLRDPLHPLMDFDDMLTYANTILSEDAALLRSYQRRFEYILTDESQDTSLVQHQLVEKLALPHNNLCVVADDDQTLYSWRGADVSKIIHFKDTYPDATVLYMEQNYRSSKEIVETANRFIQRNKVRYPKKMYTENPSSRAITVETLPAYEDQTRYVIRQLREETNFKEVAILYRNNSSSINIMNALDLAGIPFYIKDVDHKFFSHWVLKDVLHFIELANDPSDVDVLAQIHTKFAGYISKVQLQRLYEVRNGENVFDLLIQHVEMKFYQKKQLKTIKSVFTAIQTARPAAALALIRNELGYEKNLKKMSDSLGFSIDFLLEMLNTIENVASDLPTSLAFKERILHLEQLMRQAKSNKHQNAVTLSTFHSAKGLEFDRVFMIDLINGVLPSSDNIKSYKDGQLEEMEEAVRLFYVGMTRARHDLHLLSYRYKSKPVEESLFIANIRQILHPEQKAQKKSRYAPRLNDKPAGPLLAVEKNMRIRHKSFGDGTIVHLMDDVLEIQFDKGIDKQLSLQVCSENHLLTIL; this is encoded by the coding sequence GTGAATAAACCGATGTCCCCAGACTTTTTTGAACGGATGGAGATGGAAACCGGGACCAAACTAAATGCTGTCCAGCGCCAAGCGATTGAACACGATCGAGGTCCGCTCCTATTACTCGCTTCCCCGGGTTCAGGAAAAACAACAACATTGAATTTTAAAATTGCCTATTTGATTCTCGAGAAAAAGGTGAATCCCCGATCCATTCTCGGATTAACTTTCAGTAAAGCTGCTGCTCATGAGATGGCAGAACGTTTTCACGATTGGTTTCATCATTTAATCGGGACAACGGCTTCCTTCTCGACGATTCACAGTTTTGCTTTTCAAGTCGTCCGTGATTATGCGGCAACACATCGGCTTCAGTATACGATTATCGAAGGAGCCATTGAAAAAACAGCAACACACCGTCCGGAACAGCCGTTGCATAAACGAATGATTCTTCGCCGGATTTTCCAAGAAATTAATCGGAGCGTCATTACGGAAGATCAGATGGATGAATTACTGCGAATGATTTCCTTCGTTAAAAATCGGTTATTGGCAACGAAAGATATTGAAACATTAAAAACGACCATTAAACATTTCCCGGAGATTTACTCCGCTTATGAACAATTCAAATTGCGGGATCCGCTCCACCCACTGATGGACTTTGATGACATGTTGACGTATGCCAATACGATCCTTTCAGAAGATGCGGCACTGCTTAGATCGTACCAACGGCGTTTTGAGTATATTTTAACGGACGAAAGTCAGGATACTTCTCTAGTCCAGCATCAACTTGTCGAAAAACTGGCGTTGCCTCACAATAACCTTTGTGTCGTCGCCGATGATGATCAAACGTTGTACAGCTGGCGTGGCGCGGATGTATCAAAAATTATCCACTTTAAGGATACGTATCCTGATGCGACCGTATTGTATATGGAACAAAACTATCGTTCCTCTAAAGAAATCGTCGAGACCGCCAATCGTTTCATTCAGCGTAATAAGGTCCGTTATCCTAAGAAGATGTATACGGAAAATCCGTCTTCACGTGCCATCACCGTGGAAACTTTGCCCGCTTACGAAGACCAAACGCGGTATGTCATTCGTCAATTACGCGAGGAAACGAATTTTAAAGAAGTGGCGATTTTATATCGCAACAACTCGTCCTCGATCAACATCATGAATGCCCTTGATTTAGCCGGAATCCCTTTTTATATTAAGGACGTTGACCACAAATTCTTTAGCCATTGGGTTTTAAAGGATGTCTTACATTTCATCGAACTGGCAAACGATCCTTCTGATGTTGATGTTTTGGCGCAAATTCATACGAAATTTGCAGGATACATCTCAAAAGTTCAATTACAGCGTCTTTATGAAGTGCGGAACGGAGAAAACGTGTTTGACTTGTTGATTCAACATGTCGAGATGAAGTTTTATCAAAAAAAACAACTGAAAACCATTAAATCCGTTTTTACCGCCATACAAACTGCCCGTCCTGCTGCTGCTTTGGCACTGATTCGCAATGAACTGGGTTATGAAAAAAATCTGAAAAAAATGAGTGACAGTCTTGGATTCAGCATTGATTTTTTACTGGAAATGCTCAATACGATTGAAAATGTCGCAAGTGATCTTCCGACCTCTCTTGCCTTTAAAGAACGGATTTTGCACCTCGAACAATTAATGCGTCAAGCGAAGTCCAATAAACATCAAAATGCCGTCACCTTATCCACTTTTCACAGTGCCAAGGGACTCGAATTCGATCGTGTCTTCATGATTGATTTAATCAACGGTGTCCTTCCGTCTTCAGATAACATCAAATCTTACAAAGACGGACAACTTGAAGAAATGGAAGAAGCGGTCCGCCTGTTTTATGTCGGTATGACACGTGCGCGCCATGATCTTCATCTGTTGTCTTACCGGTATAAGTCAAAACCGGTCGAAGAATCCTTATTTATCGCCAATATCCGACAGATTCTCCATCCGGAGCAAAAGGCACAAAAAAAATCCCGCTATGCTCCACGTTTGAACGACAAACCAGCAGGACCGCTTCTTGCCGTCGAGAAGAACATGCGAATTCGTCATAAATCCTTCGGCGACGGAACGATTGTTCATTTAATGGACGACGTTCTCGAGATTCAGTTTGATAAGGGCATCGATAAACAACTGTCCCTGCAAGTCTGTTCCGAAAATCATCTGTTAACGATTCTTTAA
- the mscL gene encoding large-conductance mechanosensitive channel protein MscL — protein sequence MFKAFKEFAFRGNVIDLAVGVILGAAFSGIIKSLVNSIFMPLIGIIIGGIDVKGLSVEVGNANLLYGQFLQASIEFILIAFALFLFVKGINAFRRKEETTEEVAAPTTEEKLLTEIRDALVRQNDERMT from the coding sequence TTGTTCAAAGCGTTTAAGGAGTTTGCATTTCGCGGGAATGTGATTGATTTGGCGGTAGGGGTTATCCTGGGGGCTGCCTTCAGTGGCATCATCAAGTCGTTAGTCAACAGCATCTTCATGCCATTGATTGGTATCATCATCGGTGGAATTGATGTCAAAGGGTTGTCCGTCGAGGTCGGGAATGCCAATTTGTTATACGGTCAGTTCCTGCAAGCGAGCATCGAGTTCATCTTGATTGCATTTGCCTTGTTTTTGTTTGTGAAAGGCATCAATGCCTTTCGCCGAAAAGAGGAGACGACGGAAGAAGTCGCAGCTCCGACGACAGAAGAAAAATTGCTCACGGAAATCCGTGATGCACTGGTCCGTCAAAATGATGAACGCATGACATGA
- a CDS encoding Cof-type HAD-IIB family hydrolase: MNVLAKAIKLLISDMDGTVLSSKQKIEPETIAAIEAAKEQGIDFAIATGRNYLNAKELTDQAGITCPIIASNGARVLTVDGEELSATTLTSEQAQQIYGIISQYEVFFEMFCDQGLVTAQGSTIDAAYDSLKEMSQESDRAKGVLDFFHNRYYVNEDVKMIDGFRSFIRNQAGQVFKFISFSFDQELMKKIWEEIEQKVDGIYVTSSGHDNIEVMALGADKGTAVKTLAKHLGVAIEEVAVIGDNLNDVPMFKVAGMAIAMGNGHDDAKAIAHQVTKTNDENGVGYAIRQLADRAWT; this comes from the coding sequence GTGAACGTTTTGGCAAAAGCAATCAAATTATTGATCTCAGACATGGATGGTACCGTATTATCCAGCAAACAGAAAATAGAACCGGAAACGATTGCGGCGATTGAAGCGGCAAAAGAACAGGGCATTGATTTTGCGATTGCAACAGGACGAAATTACTTAAATGCAAAAGAATTGACGGATCAGGCAGGAATCACGTGTCCCATCATCGCTTCGAACGGTGCACGCGTTTTGACCGTCGACGGGGAAGAGTTAAGTGCGACGACGTTGACATCGGAGCAAGCCCAGCAGATTTATGGCATCATCAGCCAGTACGAAGTATTTTTTGAGATGTTTTGTGACCAAGGTCTCGTCACGGCACAAGGATCAACGATTGACGCCGCCTATGATTCGCTTAAGGAAATGAGTCAGGAAAGCGACCGGGCGAAGGGTGTCCTCGACTTTTTCCACAATCGTTATTACGTCAATGAAGATGTCAAGATGATTGATGGTTTCCGCTCATTCATTCGGAACCAGGCCGGACAAGTCTTTAAATTCATTTCTTTCTCATTCGATCAAGAGTTGATGAAGAAGATTTGGGAAGAAATCGAACAAAAAGTGGACGGGATTTATGTGACGTCATCCGGTCATGACAACATCGAAGTCATGGCGCTTGGAGCAGACAAAGGAACAGCCGTCAAAACACTGGCGAAGCACCTTGGGGTGGCGATTGAAGAAGTCGCCGTCATCGGAGACAACTTGAACGATGTTCCGATGTTTAAAGTCGCTGGAATGGCGATTGCGATGGGAAATGGACATGACGATGCAAAAGCGATTGCGCATCAAGTGACGAAAACCAACGACGAAAATGGGGTCGGATATGCGATTCGTCAATTGGCCGATCGGGCATGGACGTAA
- the cls gene encoding cardiolipin synthase, translated as MPEVLSTMLVILAYGLIIMNLLAVVTVIFLERRDIGATWAWVLILYFVPLIGFLVYLFFGRLLKKTNFYHVEQTEQQEQSRRVTLQLTELDKFETQQRHPAIVRYDQLIRMNLVSSDALLSFQNEVVILSDGEQKFNRMMTDIVNAEHEINIQYYIIQKDSLGQALIAALTNKAKQGIKVRLLYDAVGSRDLKRSDFKELMKYNGEVFAFFPPTIGLINFRLNNRNHRKSCIVDGKIGYIGGFNVGTEYLGIDEKFGYWRDTHFRLEGEVVHDQLDRFILDWNQASDSYTAKNTFYYGAHSIEQELPMQIVTSGPDSKTEHLKNLLIKMISSAKQSIYIQSPYFIPDTSYMDACKMALLSGVEIRIMIPNKPDHPFVYWATTAAAGELIDYGAKIYTYEPGFLHAKTIVVDQEIASVGTTNIDARSFRLNFEMNSVVYDRRVASELAQLFEEDCLVCERLTAKKYAERSRMIKFKESISRLLSPIL; from the coding sequence GTGCCTGAAGTCCTGAGTACGATGCTCGTCATATTGGCTTACGGCTTGATTATCATGAATTTATTGGCGGTCGTCACCGTCATTTTTTTGGAACGACGAGACATTGGCGCAACATGGGCATGGGTTCTGATTTTGTATTTTGTTCCGTTAATCGGGTTTCTGGTTTATTTATTTTTTGGACGTCTCTTGAAAAAAACAAATTTTTATCACGTCGAACAAACGGAACAACAAGAACAATCACGGCGCGTGACGCTTCAATTAACCGAATTGGATAAATTCGAGACACAACAGCGTCATCCTGCTATTGTCCGGTATGACCAACTGATCCGGATGAATTTAGTGTCGAGCGATGCCTTGCTCAGTTTTCAAAATGAGGTCGTCATTTTATCGGACGGCGAACAAAAATTTAATCGGATGATGACCGACATCGTAAATGCGGAACACGAAATTAACATCCAGTACTACATTATTCAAAAAGATTCGCTGGGACAAGCGTTAATTGCCGCTCTAACAAATAAAGCGAAACAAGGAATCAAAGTCCGGTTGCTCTATGATGCGGTCGGATCCCGTGATTTGAAACGGTCCGACTTTAAGGAATTGATGAAATACAACGGGGAAGTGTTCGCCTTCTTCCCACCGACAATCGGTTTGATTAACTTTCGTCTCAATAACCGGAATCATCGGAAATCGTGTATCGTCGACGGCAAGATCGGTTATATCGGCGGCTTTAACGTCGGGACAGAGTATTTAGGAATCGACGAAAAATTTGGTTATTGGCGCGACACGCATTTCCGGTTAGAAGGAGAGGTCGTCCATGATCAACTGGACCGGTTTATCTTAGATTGGAATCAGGCGAGTGACAGCTATACGGCAAAAAATACTTTTTATTATGGTGCCCACTCGATTGAACAGGAGTTGCCGATGCAGATTGTGACCTCAGGTCCGGATTCAAAAACGGAACATCTCAAAAATCTGTTGATTAAGATGATCTCATCCGCCAAACAATCGATTTATATTCAATCACCTTATTTCATTCCGGATACCAGTTACATGGACGCTTGCAAGATGGCATTACTGTCTGGGGTCGAGATCCGAATCATGATTCCGAACAAACCGGACCATCCATTTGTCTACTGGGCGACGACAGCGGCAGCCGGGGAACTGATTGATTACGGGGCAAAAATTTACACGTATGAACCTGGATTTCTACATGCAAAAACGATTGTCGTCGATCAGGAAATCGCCTCAGTCGGAACGACCAATATCGATGCCCGCAGCTTCAGATTAAATTTTGAAATGAATTCGGTTGTTTACGATCGACGTGTCGCGTCTGAATTAGCGCAACTGTTTGAAGAAGATTGTCTGGTGTGTGAGCGGTTGACGGCGAAAAAATATGCAGAGCGCTCCCGGATGATTAAATTCAAAGAGAGCATTTCAAGACTCTTGTCTCCGATTTTGTAA